The following are encoded in a window of Sinorhizobium sojae CCBAU 05684 genomic DNA:
- the nifE gene encoding nitrogenase iron-molybdenum cofactor biosynthesis protein NifE yields MSSLNVKIQDVFDEPACERNRSKDSNARSKGCSKPLTPGAAAGGCAFDGAKIVLQPITDVAHLVHAPLACEGNSWDNRGTASSGPTLWRTSFTTDLTEQDIVMGNSERKLFKAIRQIKEAYQPPAIFVYATCVTALIGDDIEAVCKRAEETCGLPVVPINSPGFVGPKNLGNKLAGEALLDHVIGTVEPDDAGPCDINILGEFNLSGEFWLVRPLLERLGIRVRACIPGDARYLDIASAHRARAAMLVCSTALINLARKMEERWDIPFFEGSFYGITATSEALRQIADLLVKKGADQEILDRTDALIAEEEAIAWKKLEEYRPRLKGKRVLINTGGVKSWSLVHALMEIGMEIVGTSVKKSTVEDKERIRQVLKDDLQMFESMSPRELYAMLSEHKADIMLSGGRTQFIALKAKMPWVDINQERHRPYAGYDGTVELVRQIDLAIHNPVWSQVREPAPWESRPATQEPLPNTRPDSDATSVGRSIRRHDAGYFVEC; encoded by the coding sequence ATGTCTTCGCTCAATGTCAAAATCCAAGATGTCTTCGATGAGCCTGCCTGTGAGAGAAATCGCAGCAAGGATTCCAACGCACGCAGTAAAGGCTGTTCGAAACCGCTGACCCCCGGCGCGGCGGCCGGAGGCTGCGCCTTCGATGGCGCCAAGATCGTGCTGCAGCCGATCACCGACGTTGCGCATCTGGTTCATGCTCCACTCGCCTGCGAAGGCAATTCCTGGGACAACCGAGGTACGGCGTCGTCCGGTCCGACGCTTTGGCGCACCAGCTTCACGACCGATCTCACCGAGCAAGACATAGTTATGGGGAACAGCGAGCGGAAGCTCTTCAAAGCGATCCGCCAGATTAAAGAAGCGTATCAGCCGCCGGCAATCTTTGTCTATGCGACGTGTGTAACGGCGCTTATCGGCGACGACATCGAAGCGGTCTGCAAGCGCGCTGAGGAAACGTGCGGCCTACCGGTGGTGCCGATCAATTCGCCGGGCTTCGTCGGTCCGAAGAACCTCGGCAACAAGCTGGCTGGCGAGGCGTTGCTCGACCATGTCATCGGCACGGTGGAGCCAGATGATGCCGGCCCTTGCGACATCAATATCCTTGGCGAGTTCAACCTGTCTGGTGAGTTCTGGTTGGTAAGGCCACTCTTGGAGAGGCTTGGCATCCGTGTTCGCGCCTGCATTCCCGGTGACGCCCGCTATCTCGACATTGCCTCCGCTCATCGCGCTCGAGCAGCCATGTTGGTGTGCTCTACGGCGTTGATCAACCTTGCCCGCAAAATGGAGGAGCGCTGGGATATCCCGTTCTTCGAGGGATCCTTCTACGGCATCACCGCCACCTCGGAAGCACTCCGACAGATTGCCGATCTGCTCGTAAAGAAGGGTGCCGATCAAGAGATCCTCGACCGCACCGATGCACTCATTGCGGAGGAGGAGGCGATTGCGTGGAAAAAGCTCGAGGAATACCGGCCGCGACTTAAAGGCAAGCGGGTGCTCATCAACACCGGCGGCGTGAAATCCTGGTCGCTTGTTCATGCGCTGATGGAGATCGGCATGGAGATCGTTGGCACCTCGGTCAAGAAATCGACGGTCGAGGACAAGGAGCGCATCAGACAGGTGCTTAAGGACGATCTCCAGATGTTCGAGTCGATGTCGCCCCGAGAGCTCTATGCCATGCTCTCAGAACATAAGGCTGACATCATGCTGTCGGGCGGGCGCACGCAATTCATTGCGCTGAAGGCCAAGATGCCCTGGGTTGATATCAACCAAGAGCGTCACCGCCCCTATGCGGGCTATGACGGCACGGTGGAACTCGTGCGCCAGATTGACCTTGCGATTCACAACCCGGTCTGGTCGCAGGTGAGGGAGCCGGCACCCTGGGAAAGCCGTCCTGCTACACAGGAACCGCTGCCGAACACGCGCCCCGACTCTGATGCTACGAGTGTCGGGCGCTCAATTCGCCGGCACGACGCCGGTTACTTCGTTGAGTGTTGA
- the nifN gene encoding nitrogenase iron-molybdenum cofactor biosynthesis protein NifN, whose product MVHIHRQSKSATVNPLKSSQPLGAALAFLGVDGAIPLFHGSQGCTSFALVLCVRHFKETIPLQTTAMDELATVLGGAAHLEEAILNLKKRANPRLIGICTTALVETRSEDFARQIANIKMTHAEKLAGTEVVLANTPDFDGALEEGWARAVAAMIQQITLRGQQAPRSRKATLIERITKPSEQPWKQKKVAILPGWHLTVGDIEHLREMVEGFGLRPVIVPDVSGSLDGTVPDRWMPTTYGGTSIEDIQELGRAVQCIAIGEHMRRPAELLQTLTGVPYVLVQSLTGLKNVDQFVSLLSEISCVPAPAKIHRHRSQLQDALLDGHFHFAGKKIAIATEPDQLYQFATFFTGLGAEIISAVTTTGESEIIEKVPAEKVQIGDLGDLEELAGGADLLVTHSHGRQAAERLGIPLLRIGFPIFDRLGSQHKLTVLYRGTRDLIFEAANIIQANQPAPSLEKIDAMRKRRNAG is encoded by the coding sequence ATGGTCCACATCCATCGCCAATCTAAATCAGCGACGGTCAATCCGCTCAAGTCGTCCCAACCGCTGGGTGCCGCGTTAGCCTTTCTCGGGGTCGATGGCGCGATACCGCTGTTCCACGGCAGCCAAGGCTGCACTAGCTTCGCGCTAGTGCTATGCGTGCGCCATTTCAAGGAAACGATCCCGCTGCAGACGACGGCAATGGACGAATTGGCAACAGTCTTGGGCGGGGCAGCCCATCTGGAAGAGGCGATTCTGAACTTGAAAAAGCGGGCGAATCCGCGGCTGATCGGGATCTGCACGACGGCACTTGTGGAAACCCGTTCTGAAGATTTCGCAAGGCAAATCGCCAACATCAAAATGACGCATGCGGAGAAACTTGCAGGCACAGAGGTCGTGCTGGCAAACACGCCGGATTTCGATGGCGCCTTGGAGGAGGGCTGGGCGAGGGCCGTCGCCGCGATGATCCAACAGATTACACTGCGGGGTCAGCAGGCGCCTCGCTCGAGAAAGGCAACACTGATCGAGAGGATTACAAAACCTAGCGAGCAGCCGTGGAAGCAAAAGAAGGTTGCGATCCTGCCCGGATGGCACCTCACGGTAGGCGATATCGAGCATCTGCGCGAGATGGTGGAAGGTTTCGGGCTGAGGCCGGTGATCGTGCCGGACGTCTCAGGCTCCCTCGACGGTACGGTGCCCGACCGCTGGATGCCGACAACGTATGGAGGTACAAGCATCGAGGATATACAGGAGTTGGGTAGGGCGGTGCAGTGCATCGCCATCGGGGAACATATGCGGCGCCCGGCTGAGCTACTGCAGACGTTGACGGGTGTGCCTTACGTATTGGTCCAGTCACTAACGGGATTGAAGAACGTCGACCAGTTTGTCTCGCTTCTTTCCGAGATTTCCTGCGTGCCGGCGCCGGCGAAAATCCACCGTCACCGCTCACAGCTGCAAGACGCGCTTCTCGACGGACACTTCCATTTCGCCGGCAAGAAGATCGCGATCGCCACCGAGCCGGACCAGCTGTACCAATTTGCCACCTTTTTTACGGGACTTGGCGCCGAGATCATCTCGGCCGTTACGACTACGGGTGAGTCAGAAATTATCGAGAAAGTCCCGGCCGAAAAGGTCCAGATCGGCGATCTCGGTGATCTCGAAGAGCTAGCAGGCGGCGCTGATCTTCTCGTTACCCATTCGCACGGACGCCAGGCAGCGGAGCGCCTCGGCATCCCTCTGCTGCGGATCGGCTTCCCGATATTCGACCGCCTCGGCAGCCAGCACAAACTCACAGTTCTCTATCGTGGCACGCGCGACCTGATCTTCGAGGCGGCCAACATCATCCAGGCCAACCAGCCCGCGCCGTCGCTTGAGAAAATCGATGCAATGCGAAAGCGGAGAAATGCCGGATGA